From the Anguilla anguilla isolate fAngAng1 chromosome 6, fAngAng1.pri, whole genome shotgun sequence genome, one window contains:
- the LOC118230449 gene encoding KATNB1-like protein 1 isoform X1 codes for MLCLVGLLLSLQCNLKLIPLESVQLGSSAAMASGDDVEEREFRSFQGSQASEALKRRTYCVAEKNMREVDYFNKEEINKKRSPVSKAKRLSCKRKTCHVPASAASRRRGCDMANKENELTCAEAVQEVLCSDHCGLPLNPVLGAKMDGPASKYSEYFTELSKDHDVMTHVLFGRNLRLNVALTLWRRNANELVAYLIRIQDTGVLVDCLPVITKSLQDDKPLISIGCCVDLLPLVKTVLASKYEEYLIVGLHWVQSVIKKWWPELSVKSRSAQESCSDDWNVQIMRQQLQELWVHKRELSLVPGTTGEIAKGIESYLSQLH; via the exons ATGCTGTGTCTGGTTGGATTGCTATTAAGCCTGCAGTGCAACCTTAAGTTAATACCTCTTGAATCTGTTCAGCTGG GGTCTTCTGCTGCTATGGCCTCTGGAGATGACGTTGAAGAGAGAGAATTCAGAAGTTTCCAGGGATCCCAGGCCAGTGAAGCTCTCAAACGCAGGACTTACTGTGTGGCTGAGAAGAACATGAGGGAG GTGGATTATTTTAATAAggaagaaattaataaaaagag GTCTCCAGTCAGCAAAGCGAAACGACTGTCGTGCAAGAGGAAGACGTGTCACGTGCCGGCGAGTGCCGCGAGCCGGCGGAGGGGCTGTGACATGGCCAACAAGGAGAATGAGCTGACCTGTGCAGAGGCTGTGCAGGAGGTACTTTGCAGTGACCACTGCGGGCTCCCCCTGAACCCTGTACTGGGAGCCAAGATGGACGGGCCGGCATCCAAATACAGCGAGTACTTCACTGAA CTGTCAAAGGACCATGATGTAATGACACATGTGCTTTTTGGAAGAAACCTCAGGCTGAATGTTGCTTTGACTCTTTGGCGAAGAAATGCCAATGAATTAGTCGCATATCTGATCAG AATTCAGGACACAGGTGTGCTTGTTGACTGCTTACCTGTCATTACAAAAAG CCTACAAGATGACAAGCCTCTTATATCTATAGGCTGTTGTGTGGACCTTCTGCCGCTAGTAAAAACTGTTCTTGCCAGTAAATATGAAGA GTACCTGATAGTCGGTTTACACTGGGTTCAGTCCGTCATTAAAAAATGGTGGCCGGAACTATCTGTGAAAAGCAGGAGTGCACAGGAGAGCTGTTCAGATGACTG GAATGTTCAAATCATGAGGCAGCAGCTACAGGAATTGTGGGTACACAAACGTGAGTTGAGTTTAGTTCCAGGAACAACAGGCGAAATAGCAAAG GGTATAGAATCATATCTGTCCCAGCTGCACTGA
- the LOC118230450 gene encoding ER membrane protein complex subunit 7-like, whose protein sequence is MLLQRRISQTWFIFNVLYATSLCFSDPEPGSGLAAVQPNGDRFKIEGRAIVPGMRPQDWINTARILVEGEEHIGFLRIDGSFAVNDVPSGSYVVEVVSPVYRFEPVRVDITSKGKMRARAVNYIKTSEVIRLPYPLQMRSSGPHLYFVKRETWGWTDFLMNPMVMMMVLPLLIIVLLPKVVNTNDPEMRKEMEQSMNMLNPNHELPDVSEFMTKLFSSKSSGKSGGGSKGSKSGPVKRR, encoded by the exons ATGTTACTACAAAGGAGGATCTCACAAACatggtttattttcaatgttttgtaCGCAACgtctctgtgtttcagtgatCCGGAGCCTGGCTCCGGACTTGCCGCTGTACAACCGAATGGAGACCGGTTTAAGATAGAAGGCCGAGCCATCGTACCGGGGATGAGACCGCAAGATTGGATTAACACTGCCCGTATTCTGGTGGAAGGAGAAGAACATATCGGGTTTTTACG AATTGATGGGAGCTTTGCCGTGAATGACGTCCCCTCAGGATCCTATGTTGTTGAAGTTGTATCTCCAGTTTACAGATTTGAACCTGTTCGAGTGGACATCACATCAAAAGGGAAAATGAG GGCGAGAGCTGTGAACTACATCAAGACGTCAGAGGTGATACGGCTGCCATACCCCCTGCAGATGAGGTCCTCAGGCCCGCACTTGTACTTTGTGAAACGTGAGACTTGGGGCTGGACCGACTTCCTCATGAACCCCATG GTCATGATGATGGTTCTTCCCCTCCTGATCATTGTCCTGCTTCCTAAGGTTGTCAACACCAATGACCCAGAAATGAGAAAG gagATGGAGCAGTCCATGAACATGCTGAACCCCAATCATGAGCTGCCAGACGTGTCTGAGTTCATGACCAAGCTCTTCTCCTCCAAGAGCTCTGGGAAGTCCGGGGGTGGCAGCAAAGGCAGCAAGAGTGGTCCGGTAAAGCGGAGGTA
- the LOC118230449 gene encoding KATNB1-like protein 1 isoform X2, whose translation MASGDDVEEREFRSFQGSQASEALKRRTYCVAEKNMREVDYFNKEEINKKRSPVSKAKRLSCKRKTCHVPASAASRRRGCDMANKENELTCAEAVQEVLCSDHCGLPLNPVLGAKMDGPASKYSEYFTELSKDHDVMTHVLFGRNLRLNVALTLWRRNANELVAYLIRIQDTGVLVDCLPVITKSLQDDKPLISIGCCVDLLPLVKTVLASKYEEYLIVGLHWVQSVIKKWWPELSVKSRSAQESCSDDWNVQIMRQQLQELWVHKRELSLVPGTTGEIAKGIESYLSQLH comes from the exons ATGGCCTCTGGAGATGACGTTGAAGAGAGAGAATTCAGAAGTTTCCAGGGATCCCAGGCCAGTGAAGCTCTCAAACGCAGGACTTACTGTGTGGCTGAGAAGAACATGAGGGAG GTGGATTATTTTAATAAggaagaaattaataaaaagag GTCTCCAGTCAGCAAAGCGAAACGACTGTCGTGCAAGAGGAAGACGTGTCACGTGCCGGCGAGTGCCGCGAGCCGGCGGAGGGGCTGTGACATGGCCAACAAGGAGAATGAGCTGACCTGTGCAGAGGCTGTGCAGGAGGTACTTTGCAGTGACCACTGCGGGCTCCCCCTGAACCCTGTACTGGGAGCCAAGATGGACGGGCCGGCATCCAAATACAGCGAGTACTTCACTGAA CTGTCAAAGGACCATGATGTAATGACACATGTGCTTTTTGGAAGAAACCTCAGGCTGAATGTTGCTTTGACTCTTTGGCGAAGAAATGCCAATGAATTAGTCGCATATCTGATCAG AATTCAGGACACAGGTGTGCTTGTTGACTGCTTACCTGTCATTACAAAAAG CCTACAAGATGACAAGCCTCTTATATCTATAGGCTGTTGTGTGGACCTTCTGCCGCTAGTAAAAACTGTTCTTGCCAGTAAATATGAAGA GTACCTGATAGTCGGTTTACACTGGGTTCAGTCCGTCATTAAAAAATGGTGGCCGGAACTATCTGTGAAAAGCAGGAGTGCACAGGAGAGCTGTTCAGATGACTG GAATGTTCAAATCATGAGGCAGCAGCTACAGGAATTGTGGGTACACAAACGTGAGTTGAGTTTAGTTCCAGGAACAACAGGCGAAATAGCAAAG GGTATAGAATCATATCTGTCCCAGCTGCACTGA